In Epinephelus lanceolatus isolate andai-2023 chromosome 13, ASM4190304v1, whole genome shotgun sequence, the following are encoded in one genomic region:
- the LOC117270943 gene encoding NLR family CARD domain-containing protein 3-like isoform X4 translates to MNQAEDREEGVPPSKTTLCGEHDSQTKAQRSDSPVSSCVSFNSDLSKDEPMSFKGGHPSDQKIQHERPDCPGPGPGPEPGPSCVSFKSDKSMGQPINFKDGEHSDSQSCFTSRSEHLLTTNQPHQSSFGTGLRPPLQKGLSLVGLACSHLHKRTTLRGQTHLNSTKPNQTGLQQQRQVYPAPSCVSISSDWSMGLPTTFKNGHQSDQKIRHERPVSPGLGPEPGSSCVSMKSEASIDLPLFFKGQNSSETRIQQRGRDCPVPTCVSIKSDRSMPLYVCFKDQENSAKQRGHQENSNVPSGQPAQQHATDLDSIFMLLEKNIVSFVKNELKRFHRIMNPDYPECLESQREDEKWLDGEDVKQRRSSREAFLNITLNFLRRMKQEELADCLQNRIQLCRRKFKSNLQKKFQCVFEGIAKAGNPTLLNQIYTELYITEGGTAEVNDEHEVRQIETASRKPHRPETTIRQEDIFKASPGRDEPIRTVMTKGVAGIGKTVLTQKFTLDWAEDKANQDIQFTFPFTFRELNVLKEKKYSLVELVHHFFTETKEAGICRFEEFQVVFIFDGLDECRLPLDFHNNEILTDVTESTSVDVLLTNLIRGKLLPSARLWITTRPAAANNIPPDCVDMVTEVRGFTDPQKEEYFRKRFRDEEQASRIISHIKTSRSLHIMCHIPVFCWITATVLEDVMKTREEGELPKTVTEMYIHFLVVQTKVKNIKYDGGAETDHHWSPESRKMIESLGKLAFDQLQKGNLIFYESDLTECGIDIRAASVYSGVFTQIFKEERGLYQDKVFCFVHLSVQEFLAALHVHLTFINSGVNLMAEEPTGTSRLSKVFRDKPTLTHLHQSAVDKALQSPNGHLDLFLRFLLGLSLQTNKISLQGLLTQTGSCSETNQTTVQYIKKKINQDLSAERSINLFHCLNELNDRSLVEEIQQYLSSGSLSTDKLSPAQWSALVFILLSSEEDLDVFDLKKYSASEEALLRLLPVVKASNKALLDDCNLSERSCEALSSVLSSPSSLRELDMSNNDLQDSGMKLLSIGLQSPHCELETLSVSCQLDVLKALGLVGHLQSILPGHSELI, encoded by the exons ATGAATCAGgctgaggacagagaggagggagtcCCTCCCTCTAAAACCACTCTGTGTGGGGAACATGACAGCCAGACCAAAGCTCAGAG GTCAGACTCTCCTGTGTCCAGCTGTGTGTCCTTTAACAGTGACCTGTCTAAGGATGAACCTATGAGCTTCAAAGGTGGACACCCCTCTGATCAAAA GATCCAACATGAGAGACCAGACTgtcctggacctggacctggacctgaaCCTGGacccagctgtgtgtccttCAAGAGTGACAAGTCTATGGGTCAACCTATTAACTTTAAAGATGGAGAGCATTCTGATAGTCAAAG ttgcttcacatccaggtcggaacatcttctcaccacaaaccaaccgcaccagagttcctttggaaccggactgagaccacctctgcaaaaaggtctcagtctggttggtTTGGCGTGTTCACACCTccacaaacgaaccacactgagggggcaaacacaCCTGAATTCaactaaaccaaaccaaacagg gCTCCAACAGCAGAGACAAGTCTACCCTgcacccagctgtgtgtccatCAGCAGTGACTGGTCTATGGGTCTACCTACTACCTTCAAAAATGGACACCAGTCTGATCAGAA AATCCGACATGAGAGACCAGTCTCTCCTGGACTTGGACCAGAACCTGGATCCAGCTGTGTATCCATGAAGAGTGAAGCGTCCATAGACCtcccacttttttttaaaggacaaaATTCTTCTGAAACACG GATCCAGCAGCGAGGACGAGACTGTCCTGTCCCAACCTGTGTGTCCATAAAGAGTGACCGCTCTATGCCTCTATATGTTTGTTTCAAAGATCAGGAAAACTCTGCCAAGCAGAG AGGTCATCAGGAAAATTCAAATGTTCCCAGTGGTCAGCCTGCCCAGCAACATGCAACAGATCTGGACTCCATATTCATG CTGCTTGAGAAGAACATTGTCAGTTTTGTGAAGAACGAACTGAAGAGGTTTCACAGGATTATGAATCCAGATTACCCAGAATGCTTAGAGAGTCAGCGTGAGGATGAAAAGTGGTTGGACGGTGAGGATgtgaagcagaggaggagcagcagagaggcattTCTGAACATCACACTTAATTTCCTGAGGAGGAtgaagcaggaggagctggctgactGTCTGCAGAACA gAATTCAGCTGTGTCGACGTAAATTCAAGTCTAACCTGCAGAAGaagttccagtgtgtgtttgaggggatCGCTAAAGCAGGAAACCCAACCCTTCTGAATCAGATctacacagagctctacatcacagagggagggactgCAGAGGTCAATGATGAACATGAGGTCAGACAGATTGAAACAGCATCCAGGAAACCACACAGACCAGAAACAACCATCAGACAAGAAGACATCTTTAAAGCCTCACCTGGAAGAgatgaaccaatcagaacagtgaTGACAAAGGGAGTGGCTGGCATTGGGAAAACAGTCTTAACACAGAAGTTCACTCTGGACTGGGCTGAAGACAAAGCCAACCAGGACATACAGTTCACATTTCCATTCACTTTCAGAGAGCTGaatgtgctgaaagagaaaaagtacagcttggtggaacttgttcatcacttctttacTGAAACCAAAGAAGCAGGAATCTGCAGGTTTGAAGAGTTCCAGGTTGTGTTCATCTTTGACGGTCTGGATGAGTGTCGACTTCCTCTGGACTTTCACAACAATGAGATCCTGACTGATGTTACAGAGTCCACCTCAGTGGATGTGCTGCTGACAAACCtcatcagggggaaactgcttccctctgctcgcctctggataaccacacgacctgcagcagccaatAACATCCCTCCTGACTGTGTTGACATggtgacagaggtcagagggttcactgacccacagaaggaggagtacttcaggaagagattcagagatgaggagcaggccAGCAGAATCATCTCCCACATCAAGACATCACGAAGCCTCCACATCATGTGCCACatcccagtcttctgctggatcactgctacagttctggaggatgtgatgaagaccagagaggaaggagagctgCCCAAGACCGTGACTGAGATGTACATCCACTTCCTGGTGGTTCAGACCAAAGTGAAGAACATCAAgtatgatggaggagctgagacagATCATCACTGGAGTCCAGAGAGCAGGAAGATGATTGAGTCTCTGGGAAAACTGGCTTTTGATCAGCTGCAGAAAGGCAACCTGATCTTCTATGAATCAGACCTGACAGAGTGTGGCATCGATATCAGAGCAGCCTCAGTGTACTcaggagtgttcacacagatctttaaagaggagagaggactgtaTCAGGACAAGGTGTTCTGCTTCGTCCATCTGAGTGTTCAGGAGTTTCTGGCTGCTCTTCATGTCCATCTGACCTTCATCAACTCTGGAGTCAACCTGATGGCAGAAGAACCAACAGGCACCTCCCGGCTGTCTAAAGTCTTCAGAGACAAACCTACACTAACACATCTCCACCAGAGTGCTGTGGACAAGGCCTTACAGAGTCCAAATGGACACCTGGACTTGTTTCTGCGCTTCCTCCTGGGTCTGTCACTGCAGACCAATAAGATCTCCTTACAAGGTCTGCTGACTCAGACAGGGAGCTGCTCAGAGACCAATCAGACAACAGTCCAGTACATCAAGAAGAAGATCAACCAGGATCTGTCTGCAGAGAGAAGCATCAATCTGTTCCACTgtctgaatgaactgaatgatcGTTCTCTAGTGGAGGAGATCCAACAGTACCTGAGTTCAGGAAGTCTCTCCACAGATAAACTGTCTCCTGCTCAGTGGTCAGCTCTGGTCTTCATCTTACTGTCATCAGAAGAAGATCTGGACGTGTTTGACCTGAAGAAATACTCTGCTTCTGAGGAGGCTcttctgaggctgctgccagtgGTCAAAGCCTCCAACAAAGCTCT GCTGGATGACTGTAAcctctcagagagaagctgtgaagctctgtcctcagttctcagctctccatcctctctgagagagctggacatGAGTAACAATGACTTGCAGGATTCAGGGATGAAGCTTCTTTCCATTGGACTGCAGAGTCCACACTGTGAACTGGAAACTCTCAG CGTCAGCTGCCAGCTTGACGTACTTAAGGCTCTTGGGCTTGTAGGCCACCTCCAAAGTATCCTCCCAGGGCACAGTGAGCTGATTTAG
- the LOC117270943 gene encoding NLR family CARD domain-containing protein 3-like isoform X3 → MNQAEDREEGVPPSKTTLCGEHDSQTKAQRSDSPVSSCVSFNSDLSKDEPMSFKGGHPSDQKIQHERPDCPGPGPGPEPGPSCVSFKSDKSMGQPINFKDGEHSDSQSCFTSRSEHLLTTNQPHQSSFGTGLRPPLQKGLSLVGLACSHLHKRTTLRGQTHLNSTKPNQTGLQQQRQVYPAPSCVSISSDWSMGLPTTFKNGHQSDQKIRHERPVSPGLGPEPGSSCVSMKSEASIDLPLFFKGQNSSETRIQQRGRDCPVPTCVSIKSDRSMPLYVCFKDQENSAKQRGHQENSNVPSGQPAQQHATDLDSIFMLLEKNIVSFVKNELKRFHRIMNPDYPECLESQREDEKWLDGEDVKQRRSSREAFLNITLNFLRRMKQEELADCLQNRIQLCRRKFKSNLQKKFQCVFEGIAKAGNPTLLNQIYTELYITEGGTAEVNDEHEVRQIETASRKPHRPETTIRQEDIFKASPGRDEPIRTVMTKGVAGIGKTVLTQKFTLDWAEDKANQDIQFTFPFTFRELNVLKEKKYSLVELVHHFFTETKEAGICRFEEFQVVFIFDGLDECRLPLDFHNNEILTDVTESTSVDVLLTNLIRGKLLPSARLWITTRPAAANNIPPDCVDMVTEVRGFTDPQKEEYFRKRFRDEEQASRIISHIKTSRSLHIMCHIPVFCWITATVLEDVMKTREEGELPKTVTEMYIHFLVVQTKVKNIKYDGGAETDHHWSPESRKMIESLGKLAFDQLQKGNLIFYESDLTECGIDIRAASVYSGVFTQIFKEERGLYQDKVFCFVHLSVQEFLAALHVHLTFINSGVNLMAEEPTGTSRLSKVFRDKPTLTHLHQSAVDKALQSPNGHLDLFLRFLLGLSLQTNKISLQGLLTQTGSCSETNQTTVQYIKKKINQDLSAERSINLFHCLNELNDRSLVEEIQQYLSSGSLSTDKLSPAQWSALVFILLSSEEDLDVFDLKKYSASEEALLRLLPVVKASNKALLDDCNLSERSCEALSSVLSSPSSLRELDMSNNDLQDSGMKLLSIGLQSPHCELETLRLSGCLISEEGCVDLASALSSNPSHLRELDLSYNHPGDSGMKLLSAGLNGPDWRLDTVRFL, encoded by the exons ATGAATCAGgctgaggacagagaggagggagtcCCTCCCTCTAAAACCACTCTGTGTGGGGAACATGACAGCCAGACCAAAGCTCAGAG GTCAGACTCTCCTGTGTCCAGCTGTGTGTCCTTTAACAGTGACCTGTCTAAGGATGAACCTATGAGCTTCAAAGGTGGACACCCCTCTGATCAAAA GATCCAACATGAGAGACCAGACTgtcctggacctggacctggacctgaaCCTGGacccagctgtgtgtccttCAAGAGTGACAAGTCTATGGGTCAACCTATTAACTTTAAAGATGGAGAGCATTCTGATAGTCAAAG ttgcttcacatccaggtcggaacatcttctcaccacaaaccaaccgcaccagagttcctttggaaccggactgagaccacctctgcaaaaaggtctcagtctggttggtTTGGCGTGTTCACACCTccacaaacgaaccacactgagggggcaaacacaCCTGAATTCaactaaaccaaaccaaacagg gCTCCAACAGCAGAGACAAGTCTACCCTgcacccagctgtgtgtccatCAGCAGTGACTGGTCTATGGGTCTACCTACTACCTTCAAAAATGGACACCAGTCTGATCAGAA AATCCGACATGAGAGACCAGTCTCTCCTGGACTTGGACCAGAACCTGGATCCAGCTGTGTATCCATGAAGAGTGAAGCGTCCATAGACCtcccacttttttttaaaggacaaaATTCTTCTGAAACACG GATCCAGCAGCGAGGACGAGACTGTCCTGTCCCAACCTGTGTGTCCATAAAGAGTGACCGCTCTATGCCTCTATATGTTTGTTTCAAAGATCAGGAAAACTCTGCCAAGCAGAG AGGTCATCAGGAAAATTCAAATGTTCCCAGTGGTCAGCCTGCCCAGCAACATGCAACAGATCTGGACTCCATATTCATG CTGCTTGAGAAGAACATTGTCAGTTTTGTGAAGAACGAACTGAAGAGGTTTCACAGGATTATGAATCCAGATTACCCAGAATGCTTAGAGAGTCAGCGTGAGGATGAAAAGTGGTTGGACGGTGAGGATgtgaagcagaggaggagcagcagagaggcattTCTGAACATCACACTTAATTTCCTGAGGAGGAtgaagcaggaggagctggctgactGTCTGCAGAACA gAATTCAGCTGTGTCGACGTAAATTCAAGTCTAACCTGCAGAAGaagttccagtgtgtgtttgaggggatCGCTAAAGCAGGAAACCCAACCCTTCTGAATCAGATctacacagagctctacatcacagagggagggactgCAGAGGTCAATGATGAACATGAGGTCAGACAGATTGAAACAGCATCCAGGAAACCACACAGACCAGAAACAACCATCAGACAAGAAGACATCTTTAAAGCCTCACCTGGAAGAgatgaaccaatcagaacagtgaTGACAAAGGGAGTGGCTGGCATTGGGAAAACAGTCTTAACACAGAAGTTCACTCTGGACTGGGCTGAAGACAAAGCCAACCAGGACATACAGTTCACATTTCCATTCACTTTCAGAGAGCTGaatgtgctgaaagagaaaaagtacagcttggtggaacttgttcatcacttctttacTGAAACCAAAGAAGCAGGAATCTGCAGGTTTGAAGAGTTCCAGGTTGTGTTCATCTTTGACGGTCTGGATGAGTGTCGACTTCCTCTGGACTTTCACAACAATGAGATCCTGACTGATGTTACAGAGTCCACCTCAGTGGATGTGCTGCTGACAAACCtcatcagggggaaactgcttccctctgctcgcctctggataaccacacgacctgcagcagccaatAACATCCCTCCTGACTGTGTTGACATggtgacagaggtcagagggttcactgacccacagaaggaggagtacttcaggaagagattcagagatgaggagcaggccAGCAGAATCATCTCCCACATCAAGACATCACGAAGCCTCCACATCATGTGCCACatcccagtcttctgctggatcactgctacagttctggaggatgtgatgaagaccagagaggaaggagagctgCCCAAGACCGTGACTGAGATGTACATCCACTTCCTGGTGGTTCAGACCAAAGTGAAGAACATCAAgtatgatggaggagctgagacagATCATCACTGGAGTCCAGAGAGCAGGAAGATGATTGAGTCTCTGGGAAAACTGGCTTTTGATCAGCTGCAGAAAGGCAACCTGATCTTCTATGAATCAGACCTGACAGAGTGTGGCATCGATATCAGAGCAGCCTCAGTGTACTcaggagtgttcacacagatctttaaagaggagagaggactgtaTCAGGACAAGGTGTTCTGCTTCGTCCATCTGAGTGTTCAGGAGTTTCTGGCTGCTCTTCATGTCCATCTGACCTTCATCAACTCTGGAGTCAACCTGATGGCAGAAGAACCAACAGGCACCTCCCGGCTGTCTAAAGTCTTCAGAGACAAACCTACACTAACACATCTCCACCAGAGTGCTGTGGACAAGGCCTTACAGAGTCCAAATGGACACCTGGACTTGTTTCTGCGCTTCCTCCTGGGTCTGTCACTGCAGACCAATAAGATCTCCTTACAAGGTCTGCTGACTCAGACAGGGAGCTGCTCAGAGACCAATCAGACAACAGTCCAGTACATCAAGAAGAAGATCAACCAGGATCTGTCTGCAGAGAGAAGCATCAATCTGTTCCACTgtctgaatgaactgaatgatcGTTCTCTAGTGGAGGAGATCCAACAGTACCTGAGTTCAGGAAGTCTCTCCACAGATAAACTGTCTCCTGCTCAGTGGTCAGCTCTGGTCTTCATCTTACTGTCATCAGAAGAAGATCTGGACGTGTTTGACCTGAAGAAATACTCTGCTTCTGAGGAGGCTcttctgaggctgctgccagtgGTCAAAGCCTCCAACAAAGCTCT GCTGGATGACTGTAAcctctcagagagaagctgtgaagctctgtcctcagttctcagctctccatcctctctgagagagctggacatGAGTAACAATGACTTGCAGGATTCAGGGATGAAGCTTCTTTCCATTGGACTGCAGAGTCCACACTGTGAACTGGAAACTCTCAG GCTGTCAGGCTGTCTGATCTCAGAGGAAGGCTGTGTTGatctggcctcagctctgagctccaacccctcccatctgagagagctggacctaAGCTACAATCATCCAGGAGACTCAGGAATGAAGCTTCTTTCTGCGGGACTAAATGGTCCAGACTGGAGACTGGACACTGTCAG ATTTCTGTGA